One genomic window of Candoia aspera isolate rCanAsp1 chromosome 12, rCanAsp1.hap2, whole genome shotgun sequence includes the following:
- the LOC134504511 gene encoding aryl-hydrocarbon-interacting protein-like 1 yields the protein MEETYLLNVEGVKKKILHGGYGKLPDFQEGSKIIFHFQTLKDDFERTVIDDSRNTGVPMEIIVGKMFKIEVWETLLTSMRINEVAEFWCDAIHTGMYALVSKGLRKIAEGKDPLQGQKHQCGMGNMFDYHSTGYEDLDELQRTPQPLIFIMELFKVEDPSSYRRDTWAMNNEEKLAAVPKLHTEGNRLVLSRKFKEAAEKYQEAVICLRNLQVKEKPWEEGWLKLENLITPLVLNYCQCQLELGEYYEVLEHTTAILQKNNENVKAYFKRAKAHAAVWNEKEARADFLRVAHLDPSLAAAVRKELKVLGERMRWKYVEDRKRYQGLFPFSKGESEISEESSVEKEEQASNGFTAEKEQNNPEALKHERGLGARKRETDQGIVVDEEKGLWVKVGGKEREDFVPQKKVEETVTVKERGIQDDQRERQLFLESGNCVVESSENEQQLGLGLQEPELEAEAAEMNSEAWDQNGDRDFATLTGKQKLRATHSSFDGMADTPMNGTEERSTEGHCETERRIGLEIFPRKGEYEGRCENRETEAHNFHRKQVNVDFGSEHGKEGMRAMSFEEEDCSQVQQEKSKRGMEVAKFLEPGSLLAPGFDFVWTLATPGSLFRQALWSY from the exons ATGGaagaaacttacctccttaatgtggaAGGAGTCAAGAAAAAGATTTTACATGGAGGCTACGGGAAACTGCCTGATTTCCAGGAGGGGAGCAAG ATCATCTTCCACTTCCAGACCCTAAAAGATGATTTTGAGCGGACAGTGATTGATGACAGTCGGAACACTGGGGTCCCCATGGAGATTATTGTGGGGAAGATGTTCAAAATTGAAGTGTGGGAGACATTGCTGACCTCCATGCGGATCAACGAGGTGGCAGAGTTCTGGTGTGATGCCATA CATACAGGAATGTATGCCTTGGTCTCCAAAGGCTTAAGGAAAATTGCTGAGGGCAAAGATCCTCTTCAGGGACAGAAGCACCAATGTGGGATGGGCAACATGTTTGACTATCACAGCACAGGCTACGAAGACCTGGACGAACTGCAGCGGACACCTCAGCCCCTCATCTTCATCATGGAGCTTTTCAAA GTGGAGGACCCTTCTTCCTACAGAAGGGACACATGGGCCATGAACAATGAGGAGAAGTTGGCTGCTGTGCCAAAACTGCACACTGAGGGCAACCGGCTGGTCTTGTCCAGGAAATTCAAGGAAGCGGCAGAGAAATATCAAGAAGCTGTCATCTGTTTGCGCAATCTTCAGGTTAAG GAGAAGCCATGGGAGGAAGGTTGGCTGAAGCTAGAGAATCTCATCACACCGCTCGTGTTGAACTATTGCCAGTGCCAGTTAGAGCTAGGGGAATACTATGAAGTGTTGGAACACACCACGGCCATCCTCCAGAAGAACAATG AAAATGTCAAGGCATACTTCAAGCGGGCAAAAGCTCACGCTGCTGTTTGGAATGAGAAGGAAGCTCGAGCAGACTTTTTGAGGGTGGCCCACTTGGATCCTTCACTGGCGGCCGCGGTGAGGAAAGAGTTAAAGGTCCTTGGTGAGAGGATGAGGTGGAAATATGTGGAGGATCGCAAGAGATACCAAGGTCTGTTCCCCTTCTCAAAAGGGGAAAGTGAGATATCTGAAGAATCTTCTGTGGAAAAAGAGGAGCAGGCTAGCAATGGCTTTACagcagaaaaggaacaaaataatCCAGAAGCCTTGAAGCACGAGAGAGGACTCGGggcaagaaagagagaaacagatcAAGGAATTGTAGTTGATGAAGAGAAAGGGCTTTGGGTAAAGgttgggggaaaagagagagaagacttTGTCCCTcagaaaaaggtagaagaaacaGTGACCGTAAAAGAAAGAGGAATACAAGATGACCAGAGGGAAAGACAATTATTTCTTGAGTCTGGAAATTGTGTGGTAGAAAGTTCTGAGAATGAACAACAGTTAGGACTGGGGCTACAGGAGCCGGAACTAGAGGCTGAAGCTGCAGAGATGAATTCTGAGGCCTGGGATCAAAATGGAGATAGAGATTTTGCAACACTGACAGGAAAGCAAAAGCTCAGAGCCACCCATAGTAGCTTTGATGGAATGGCAGATACGCCCATGAATGGCACAGAAGAAAGATCCACAGAAGGACACTGTGAGACTGAAAGGAGGATTGGGCTGGAGATTTTCCCCAGAAAGGGAGAATATGAAGGAAGGTGTGAGAACAGAGAAACTGAAGCTCATAATTTTCATAGGAAACAGGTCAATGTGGATTTTGGATCAGAACATGGCAAGGAAGGTATGAGAGCCATGAGTTTTGAAGAAGAGGATTGCTCCCAAGTCCAACAAGAAAAGTCCAAAAGAGGAATGGAGGTAGCAA